The genomic DNA aaaactaataagtCAAATCTAAACAATGGAAGGAAGTGTAGGACTGCGAAATGAGTTCCAACAGGAAGCATACATGACATGAGTAATGAGATGCAACACAAGAAATTTAACAAGAGACGCAACCCACAAAACTACGGCCAACTCTTTGTTGATGCCTCTTTGGATCAAAAAGCTGGAATTGGATGGTCATAATAGAAATGAACAGAAAAATATGCATCATCATTTCATACCAATTCCAAGTCTCCTATGGCACTAGAAGAATCGTCGTTTCAAGAAATTATCAAACAATATTCAAGCTTAACTATGTATGGAGCAGTCACATTTGTGTGGTGTGACTTCATTGCTGAGAGTATAGCAAAACAAACACTCTCCTCTCTCTATATCGTATCTTGGAACTTGTATTCAGGTTCTAATATGgattaattatataaagtttgtgTTAGGGGATAAATGCAACCTAGTTACAGTTAAAATTTGAGTATAAATACTTAGGCGATTAAAGAAACGATATTAGtccaaaaaataaacataaaactgTCCATGGAAACCCAACAAaggatttaattttacatttgaaTCCCAAagatgattaataataatatttatatacatatataagattTAGTCCCCAGACCTCATCTTGTTGAGTTGGTTCAAAGCTGGCTGCAATATGTTGTAAAGAACCCAAAGCAGTGCTGGTGTCACCACAATCAACAACAACTGTCCTCTGCTGTCTGAACCAGCCGTAGCAGCTTCAGCCGCCGCGTAAGCCTCCGGAGGTGGAGTCAAAAGCCCTGACGCTGCAAGACCACCACCGATACCTAGACCAACGGCGATACCTCTGCTCTCACGCATCTTGTTGATCTGGTTAAGAGCTGGCTGGAGGATGTTGTAGAGGACCCATGCAATGGCTGGGACGATGGGAAGGAGAAGAGCTATGCCACGGTTGTCGCTAGCAGCGTCAGCCGCAGCGAGCTGGGCGATCTGCTGGATGGCTAAGGCTGGCTCGGAGTAGCTGAGGGATGAGAAGACGGCTCCGGCTAGGGCGGTGCTTGTGACGGCTAGAGATACGTTGGgttttgttgggtttgggatggAGATGAatggtttgggtttggtttggttttggagttTAGGAGGAGATGGGTTTAGGGACATGCACGTGGCTGATGTCGCCATAGTTGCTGCCATTGTGTCTTGGCTCTGCTCTGATGATCGGAGAGGCTTTGGAGGTGAGGTGAGGTGAGGTGAggtgagatgagatgagaggtTTGAGGAGTTTGTAAGATGGTTTTTGGGATTATAGAAGGAGAGAGGATGACCAGTGGAAATGTAAGCTTCTCGATACTTCTCTTATCCAATGAGACGAGAGTTGGAGATTTTGGTGAGATATGAGCCACAGAATCTATACcttactctctttttcttatcagTTCgcttcttaattttatttatgtcatCATTAACAAATGACTTATATTGCAATATTCAATTTAAATAAACTCCTTCACAAACTTAAGaggttaataatataaaaacagaaaaaaatcaaaaaaaaaaaacgaaaaaaaaacttaagaggTTAATACATGTTCATTGTAATTTCTTGTAGAAAAAATCattgttaccaaaaaaaccctatcattttattcttttcttttgtgaaacCTACAATTTTGTTTGAGATTCATTGTGATACAATAGATTTGGATAAATTGAATGTTTAGAGatttaatgaaaaacaaatgaaatgaaGTCGTTCTGGAGCCTAATGTGTGACttctaaacattataaattataattcagtaaaaaaacattataattctAATGTATGTGATTGAGTTGTATGATTAGGAATAGGAAGTACATTATTTGAATACATTGCAATGATTTAAAACATCATTGCAAtctattcaaatatatttcattataaCCGTCTCATCTATTTATTAGATATTTCaggtttttttgaaaaaaatcatcatcatgatctcCTTTATTGATAAGTATTTCTagttattcaattatatatacgTGGTTTATGGCTAATAGACATTGAAAAGTGTTTGTTAATCTTCATCACATTTTAATCATAGATATATTACAATGAatcaatttaaacaaaattggttctatttcaatgaaaaaaattccaaatttttactatatattttcactttttttataGCAAAAGTAACATGATTGAGATAAGATAAACATAGATATGTATAGTTTATAACACAAATATATAGGAGAATCAAGTTGTATATCATAGATTCATaaacaacatttaaaaaaaaacaatttagcttaaattgatttttttttttttacaacagaGTACAATATTGGCTCAAACAAACCAATACGAAGAAACATTGTTAACATAGATAACTAAGTGCGGAACTGAGCGAACACGTTATCAGGTTATACGGTCGAAATATGTGAATCAAtatatgagttttgttttgttaaaaaaaaataaagtgacgtaactatttttggaaactggatataaataattgaaaattttgatcaaTATGctgttttctttcatttatttaatcttttttcttttggacaaagcttttattcttttttttttgttagaacaaagcttttattcttttattacAGAATATGttgtcttttttaaaaaaaaaaaaaaaaaaaaaaaaacacatgtgaAATGATTTGgttcatttcaaataataaatgaagTAGTATGGTCTTGTTGGGCTTGTTTACAAGTGGACTTATTTCCATGTTTGGATTACGCAGAAGACACCTATTGGCTTTTATGGGAAACGTATAGATTGAAAGCTTTTTAACTCATCAAATCATTTCCCAAATGAAAAAACTTCCTTTATGGAAATTCacggagaggaagaagaagatgatgaagaataaaaaaaaaatgattaaagtcCGTTCCTTTTCTTTCCTGTGAATTCCACCGCAAAccctcaaaaagaaaaacaaaaactcttttttttgttctctctctcatttGGTCCAACTTGTGAGTCTCAAAGTCTGGTAATTTAtcatttttggtgaaaaattatGTGTCTTTTTGATCCTTGTTCTGCTTTAAAGCTTTTGTATTTGTTGATGATCCACGATCGATGATCACGATCTCCTTGGAAGAGacagtttttgatatttgttgTGATCGNNNNNNNNNNNNNNNNNNNNNNNNNNNNNNNNNNNNNNNNNNNNNNNNNNNNNNNNNNNNNNNNNNNNNNNNNNNNNNNNNNNNNNNNNNNNNNNNNNNNNNNNNNNNNNNNNNNNNNNNNNNNNNNNNNNNNNNNNNNNNNNNNNNNNNNNNNNNNNNNNNNNNNNNNNNNNNNNNNNNNNNNNNNNNNNNNNNNNNNNNNNNNNNNNNNNNNNNNNNNNNNNNNNNNNNNNNNNNNNNNNNNNNNNNNNNNNNNNNNNNNNNNNNNNNNNNNNNNNNNNNNNNNNNNNNNNNNNNNNNNNNNNNNNNNNNNNNNNNNNNNNNNNNNNNNNNNNNNNNNNNNNNNNNNNNNNNNNNNNNNNNNNNNNNNNNNNNNNNNNNNNNNNNNNNNNNNNNNNNNNNNNNNNNNNNNNNNNNNNNNNNNNNNNNNNNNNNNNNNNNNNNNNNNNNNNNNNNNNNNNNNNNNNNNNNNNNNNNNNNNNNNNNNNNNNNNNNNNNNNNNNNNNNNNNNNNNNNNNNNNNNNNNNNNNNNNNNNNNNNNNNNNNNNNNNNNNNNNNNNNNNNNNNNNNNNNNNNNNNNNNNNNNNNNNNNNNNNNNNNNNNNNNNNNNNNNNNNNNNNNNNNNNNNNNNNNNNNNNNNNNNNNNNNNNNNNNNNNNNNNNNNNNNNNNNNNNNNNNNNNNNNNNNNNNNNNNNNNNNNNNNNNNNNNNNNNNNNNNNNNNNNNNNNNNNNNNNNNNNNNNNNNNNNNNNNNNNNNNNNNNNNNNNNNNNNNNNNNNNNNNNNNNNNNNNNNNNNNNNNNNNNNNNNNNNNNNNNNNNNNNNNNNNNNNNNNNNNNNNNNNNNNNNNNNNNNNNNNNNNNNNNNNNNNNNNNNNNNNNNNNNNNNNNNNNNNNNNNNNNNNNNNNNNNNNNNNNNNNNNNNNNNNNNNNNNNNNNNNNNNNNNNNNNNNNNNNNNNNNNNNNNNNNNNNNNNNNNNNNNNNNNNNNNNNNNNNNNNNNNNNNNNNNNNNNNNNNNNNNNNNNNNNNNNNNNNNNNNNNNNNNNNNNNNNNNNNNNNNNNNNNNNNNNNNNNNNNNNNNNNNNNNNNNNNNNNNNNNNNNNNNNNNNNNNNNTGATCTGGGTTTGTCTTGTGTGTTAATCTAATGATCTCGTTGTTTTATTTTACTGGACTTacaaaaagttttgatcttgatGATCTGTTTTTTGTGATCTTATTGGCTAAAACATGGACAGCATTTTGTCTCGGGCAAAATTTAAACGTCTTCTTCAATCATCATCCCCACTTTGCATTTCAAAGGTAGCTCTTTTTATTActacaatatgtatatatatgcctGAAGATTTTGGCTTTTAGGATCATAGGAGTGAAcaatgttttggtgttttttagTGAATGATATAAACAGTTTGGGCACTGAAATGGATACTACAACATCAAGTGGTAGTAGCCCTGCTACGTTACAACTACATAGCATCATTCCAGAGAATCCCATCACTGCAATGGAATTGCCATTTCCTTCATTTCTGCGTCTAAAACGTCACTGCCTTGGGAGTTCTGTTCCTGGAGAATTCTTCTTGGCTTCTGTTCCTTCCATTGTCCTTCATGTTCTGACAACATGTGATTTGGGTCCTCGGGACCTTGCGAAACTCGAGGCGAGTGATAAATTCTAATCTTTCTTACATGGTTTTGATTCTGTGTTTCTTGTGTGTTGATGCTATCTGATTGATGTTATCCTCAGGCAACATGCTCCTTCTTCAGGAAGCCGGCAAACTTCTCCCCTGACTTTGACCTTTCTATCTCAGAGCTTGCAGCTCTCGACATTTGCCAAAAGAGGGTGATCTTTAAATGTATGGGAGATGAAGAACGCCaagaaatgaaaaggaaatGCGGAGGCTCGTGGAAGCTGGTTTTAAACTTCTTGTTAGCTGGTGAATTTGGTTGCAGGCGGGAGAAGTCACAAGCACTTGCAGGTCCTGGTCATAGCATTGCCGTGACATCAAAGTGTGTTGTCTACTCTTTCGGATTTAATGGTTCAGGACAACTTGGTCTGGGAACCACTCAAGACTCTTGGCAGCCTCGACCAATCAGGTTACTCTTTTCTCTGATGATTCAGTTTGGTCTAAATAGTCAAAAAGGTTGAGTTCATTGGAGGTACATTGTGTTGCAGATCACTTGACGGGATCCGGATCATTCAAGCAGCTGTTGGCACTGATAGAACAATATTAATCAGTGATGCTGGTGAAGTTTATGCCTTTGGAAAAGATTGTTTTAGCAAATCTAAGTCAGAAGTCCAAGAAACTAAGCTGATCACAACTCCTCAGCGGGTCAAGTCCTTGACGGACATCTTTGTGGTACAAGCTGCGATAGGAAACTACTTCACGGCGGTTTTGTCGAGAGAAGGCAGAGTCTATACATTATCATGGGGAAGCGATGAAAGACTCGGTCACGATACTGACCATAGCTGTTCGTTGCCTCAACCTCTGTTGGGTGCCTTGGAGAACATCCCTGTCGTGCAAATTGCTGCTGGCTTTTGCTATCTCCTTGCTTTGGCATTTCAAACCACCGGCATGTGAGTCCTTGAAACGTTTCCATTGTTCTTAACCGAGTTNGTGTTGTCTACTCTTTCGGATTTAATGGTTCAGGACAACTTGGTCTGGGAACCACTCAAGACTCTTGGCAGCCTCGACCAATCAGGTTACTCTTTTCTCTGATGATTCAGTTTGGTCTAAATAGTCAAAAAGGTTGAGTTCATTGGAGGTACATTGTGTTGCAGATCACTTGACGGGATCCGGATCATTCAAGCAGCTGTTGGCACTGATAGAACAATATTAATCAGTGATGCTGGTGAAGTTTATGCCTTTGGAAAAGATTGTTTTAGCAAATCTAAGTCAGAAGTCCAAGAAACTAAGCTGATCACAACTCCTCAGCGGGTCAAGTCCTTGACGGACATCTTTGTGGTACAAGCTGCGATAGGAAACTACTTCACGGCGGTTTTGTCGAGAGAAGGCAGAGTCTATACATTATCATGGGGAAGCGATGAAAGACTCGGTCACGATACTGACCATAGCTGTTCGTTGCCTCAACCTCTGTTGGGGGCCTTGGAGAACATCCCTGTCGTGCAAATTGCTGCTGGCTTTTGCTATCTCCTTGCTTTGGCATTTCAAACCACCGGCATGTGAGTCCTTGAAACGTTTCCATTGTTCTTAACCGAGTTTAATTATATGTGCTTACCATTGCCATTTTCTTGCTTCTATTTAGGTCGGTGTACTCAGTTGGATGCGGTTTGGGTGGCAAGCTTGGGCATGGTTGTGACGACTGTGAAACACAGCCTCGTCTGATTGAGCAGTTTGGTTTTTTAAACATTGAACCGGTTATGGTCTCAGCAGGTGCATGGCATGCTGCTGTAGTTGGGAGAGATGGGCGAGTCTGCACGTGGGGTTGGGGACGGCATGGCTGCTTAGGTCATGGAACCGAAGAGTTACAAATGGCTCCTAAGGTGGTAGATGGATTGAAAGATGTTAAAGCTGTGCACGTAGCCACTGGAACATACGCAACCTTTGTTGCATCTGATGATGGTCAAGTTTACTCATTTGGGAGTGGAGTAGCAGCCAATCTTGGGCAGGTAATATAGTCTGTGGATTCTTGTTTCCTTGGTTTCAAGAATCGAGGAAATGGTCTTTGATAATTCGGATTTAGCAGGACGATGTGGATGAGGATACTCTGACACCGAAGCTGGTTTCGTCGTTGAAGGGGACAAAAGAGCGTGTGGTTCATGTGAGTTTGACAAACGCGGGGAATTGGAATGGTCATACAATGGTAATGACCGAGTCCGGGACACTCTATGCGTTCGGGACTGGTGATAGAGGGCAGCTTGGGGTGGAGCTCGGTGATAATTTAAAGGAAAGAGAGGAACCAGCCAAAGTTGCTGGTATTGATCTTTCTTAGAGATGtgggagaaagaaacaaaaaaaagcatctTCTTAATTTAGGTTTTTTCATATTGATCTTGACTAATGTTTAAAGAAGTGGTTGTACATAGCAACAGTTAAGATGGTTATGGTTTCTTTTGTTAGATTGAATCGTACAAGGAACAACAgtttaatgtttctttttgaattttctgCTTCACAATTTAgcgtttttataatttgtagcTGATTATTAAGCCAGGGGTGTATCACAGGACACCACTAGAACAGGTTGGTACGTGATGTTCACAACACAAGCTATATCACTTTACCCATTAACAGTAAACAAGGTATAGAAAACAAATGGATGAATGCAAATTATCAAGTGAAATTTTGTATGAAATCATAGATGAACCTATCTCATAAACCTTGCAGATGAGAAGAAATCTGGCCTGAGGTCCTGTGTGGGAAGGTTTCTAAAACCAATCGAAAATATCCAACATATAGGTTGTTTTCGAAAGTGTGACTATACGCAACTATAATTAGAAAGATAtagattttacaaatatattctaaCAATATTAACCATTACATTACATATAGAATGTTTTCAATATGCATAATCATCACACTTATCTATACAATTATGAAAACTCATTGGAAAAGTTAAAAAGATTATATCTGATAAATTTAGATATCATTACTTAATTTACCATTACAGAGATTAATCATTAGAGTGGgtgattataattttgtattgatGGCATACTCTATCACATGATCCAATCATTGGAGAGTTTGACATTTTCtttaagtacatatatatatcaaaatcaaaatttcccTTGCTGCTTTAATTTGTCGAGCTTTCTATTGATCGAATATGAAATCAACTTTTAGCATTACAAACTGAAATGACATTCTGAAACCTAGAGAATATGAatctttctttcctttaattTCATGATTTACGTTATAAACTCTCACGGAAACCTAAGTGTCATTTCAATAAGCCAATCCCGTGATGTGCGTAGAATAAGCAAGGTTCATGAAAAAGTTCATCTCCAGAGAAAGTTTTGCggagtgtaaaaaaaaagttaaaatggGTCGTCGAGATTTTGGGACACATTAATTACATACATAATCATTATCAAGTAGATAATCAAATATAGTGATAAGAAGAACTAATTAAAATGTTGACTTTTGATAACCGAACAAAGTGGGCAACAACAACAGTTTAACTAGTCACTCGTCATTACTCAATAGACACTCACAAGAACCCAAATAGCTGCTTTTATAAATGCTGttacaagttttaattttttatatcatttgTCAACActaatattatagtatatataccaAAATACTACTACAATAGTTCGAGTGGGGGAAAAAAATAATGCATGGTAAGAAATGTCAAATAGCGATAGGATGATTATATAAAAGCTATCATGATCAGCACATGGCTTCAGAAAACGCCATGTGACTCGCTTTTTTTTCATGTCACCATATTTTCAGGGCTCTTACCTCTTATATATACCTAAATGATGTCCATACAgtataataaatgtttttgtgtgttttatatatatagtttcgtTATACTATGACTAATGTATGAACAGAGTTTAACATTCTATTATTCAGTATCAGAATATTGGTCTAATCATTTGTATTTCTCAATAATTAGAATGCGTTTCCATGTAGTTAAATAGTTGTTTCGCCCTCTTGTGTCCAAGCCATCGTGTTTTGCGTACGTACAAGGACGTATACTAATCGTCCGCAATTGGAATTTCATgtgcttaattaaaatttgattaaagAATTAACCGAATTCGATTCTTATTAGACTACTTAAAATGGCTAATCTATTGCAATATTTTATAGAAACATTAAACGTCTATCTTAAGCTAGGGTACTTACAAAATCGGTAGATCCATTTATTTAGGCAATTGTATTCTTTTAGACTTTAATTTTCGTCTTTGTGTATCTTGGTAATAAAATATGGAACAACGGTATAGAAATTTAGTTTATATTCTAACTTACAGCCAAAACGAATGATGATATATACATTCAAAAATGTGGATGCATAAActatagaaaataacaaaatttatatatgacaTTTTCTAAAAATCGTAAGTTTTTAGTAAGAAACATGTGAAAAATACCTACAATGGATTATAAGTAGGTTCATGATTGTCTCTACATcgtaaatttattaatatgatGGATTATAAAAATATCTACATGTGAAAGCTTATCTATTAAGGGTGGcgctttgttcaaaaaaaaaaaatctattaaggGTGGCGAAGGCTTTACGAGTAATGAGAGATGTGGCAAGTGTTGCACTATTTCGTGTGTCTCAAGGTGGAGTGTGAGCTTTAGGATTTGAAGTGAGAACTATAAATTATGGTAGCAAGCTAATTGTGTGTGTTTAGTGTTGCATAAAACCGTTGGTTAGAACTTGTAAGGCTTTAATAATTTAGTAAATAAGTATGTTTGGATTTGGTGAGTACCAAGTTGCGTGTTGTTTCACTTTCTAGTTATGTGATTATGCTTGTGTTTACAAATTAGAGCAAAAAATTATAAACGGTTTCTAGAAACTGGTGGCGCGACCGCGCGAGATGTGATGAGAGCTATGAATGCAGGGGTGTGGCCAGACCAGGCTCACATGGACGAACGTGCcccttttttatatgtttttgaccAAAACCATAATTCGGTTTCCGATTATTGGATCTGAAACCGGTTCCGACTGTGTCCTACGATGTAGTACTTTTGTCAGAAACTAATCAATTTATGAATAGTGTTAATTTCGTGAGTCAACAATAATTGGTGGGGAAAATGGGTGGGGCCAATTAATCTAGTGTCCTAATTAACTCTTAATCATTCAATGTATTGTCGATTTAGAAAGGGAAActtcagagaaaaaaaagcataattaaagatttttaaatagACCGACAAATGTAAACCattgtgattttatttttaatatttctgaAACCTATATGTCATAAATTTAACACAAAGATGGTTCGAATATAGAGAGACTCGAAAGATGGTAGACACGTGATCAGTAGCTAAGAGGACATGTATTAAAGACAATATACACGTAGTCAAGGTAGtttctttgtttcatcatgTAGCAAAAAGTAGTCATCCTGAAAGTTATAGAGATACGTACATATGCATGCATACGTCGCAATGTCTGTGGATTTTGCTTGTAAAACGTTGAATATAATCACATTTAGAGGCGGTTAATTAGGAACGTAGTCGAACGCAAATCACTTTCTTGACACCAATCAGAAGTGCGAATATGTAGAAACAAACGGTTAATAGACTCAATTAGCCCTGGGACTTAGGTTCTTTTGGTCGGTTGAATCggttttcggttttttttttgtttttccaaatgTTGCCGAACTGAACCGAAAAataattcggttcggttcggttccccATTTTTTCGGTTTTTGACATAAATAACCGAATTTTGATGggccaaaaaataaaagatccaATAATATCTGTTTTATTTGAAACATACAGTTAAAATAGTAAGTAAATGATCATATTTAACCGCATGTTTTAACCAAAAcgttttctgtatatatataccgCGACTCTTTACTTTCTCCAGCCGCAGTTtttattctttctctctcttaccaaaaaaaatctcataagcACTTTGACAATGCGTTTGGCTACCATTTGGACTCAAAATTCTGTAAACCTTTTATAGTTGTTGCTAAAGAGGAAAGTGGTATATTATATGTTACTTTTCCACAGTTAACATTCGTAAATTTAACCAATATATAAGTATTTTAGTAGAATCTTCATTATCTCGGTATCTTCATCTTTTCTACTGCTTTCTTTTTGTGTCCCTGTTTACTTTGATCAGATTGTAGCTTCCCTGTCTGGGCTATAGCTTCCCTGTATGGGCTATAGTTTCCTTTGTTTGGGCTAAGTTTCTCATCCTCGACTATATCTCTTTGTTAGTTAGGGGATTG from Camelina sativa cultivar DH55 chromosome 7, Cs, whole genome shotgun sequence includes the following:
- the LOC104701380 gene encoding photosystem II core complex proteins psbY, chloroplastic, which translates into the protein MAATMATSATCMSLNPSPPKLQNQTKPKPFISIPNPTKPNVSLAVTSTALAGAVFSSLSYSEPALAIQQIAQLAAADAASDNRGIALLLPIVPAIAWVLYNILQPALNQINKMRESRGIAVGLGIGGGLAASGLLTPPPEAYAAAEAATAGSDSRGQLLLIVVTPALLWVLYNILQPALNQLNKMRSGD
- the LOC104701381 gene encoding E3 ubiquitin-protein ligase HERC2 isoform X3; translation: MDTTTSSGSSPATLQLHSIIPENPITAMELPFPSFLRLKRHCLGSSVPGEFFLASVPSIVLHVLTTCDLGPRDLAKLEATCSFFRKPANFSPDFDLSISELAALDICQKRVIFKCMGDEERQEMKRKCGGSWKLVLNFLLAGEFGCRREKSQALAGPGHSIAVTSKCVVYSFGFNGSGQLGLGTTQDSWQPRPIRSLDGIRIIQAAVGTDRTILISDAGEVYAFGKDCFSKSKSEVQETKLITTPQRVKSLTDIFVVQAAIGNYFTAVLSREGRVYTLSWGSDERLGHDTDHSCSLPQPLLGALENIPVVQIAAGFCYLLALAFQTTGMSVYSVGCGLGGKLGHGCDDCETQPRLIEQFGFLNIEPVMVSAGAWHAAVVGRDGRVCTWGWGRHGCLGHGTEELQMAPKVVDGLKDVKAVHVATGTYATFVASDDGQVYSFGSGVAANLGQDDVDEDTLTPKLVSSLKGTKERVVHVSLTNAGNWNGHTMVMTESGTLYAFGTGDRGQLGVELGDNLKEREEPAKVAGIDLS
- the LOC104701381 gene encoding E3 ubiquitin-protein ligase HERC2 isoform X4, encoding MDTTTSSGSSPATLQLHSIIPENPITAMELPFPSFLRLKRHCLGSSVPGEFFLASVPSIVLHVLTTCDLGPRDLAKLEATCSFFRKPANFSPDFDLSISELAALDICQKRVIFKCMGDEERQEMKRKCGGSWKLVLNFLLAGEFGCRREKSQALAGPGHSIAVTSKCVVYSFGFNGSGQLGLGTTQDSWQPRPIRSLDGIRIIQAAVGTDRTILISDAGEVYAFGKDCFSKSKSEVQETKLITTPQRVKSLTDIFVVQAAIGNYFTAVLSREGRVYTLSWGSDERLGHDTDHSCSLPQPLLGALENIPVVQIAAGFCYLLALAFQTTGMSVYSVGCGLGGKLGHGCDDCETQPRLIEQFGFLNIEPVMVSAGAWHAAVVGRDGRVCTWGWGRHGCLGHGTEELQMAPKVVDGLKDVKAVHVATGTYATFVASDDGQVYSFGSGVAANLGQDDVDEDTLTPKLVSSLKGTKERVVHVSLTNAGNWNGHTMVMTESGTLYAFGTGDRGQLGVELGDNLKEREEPAKVAGIDLS
- the LOC104701381 gene encoding E3 ubiquitin-protein ligase HERC2 isoform X1 → MDTTTSSGSSPATLQLHSIIPENPITAMELPFPSFLRLKRHCLGSSVPGEFFLASVPSIVLHVLTTCDLGPRDLAKLEATCSFFRKPANFSPDFDLSISELAALDICQKRVIFKCMGDEERQEMKRKCGGSWKLVLNFLLAGEFGCRREKSQALAGPGHSIAVTSKCVVYSFGFNGSGQLGLGTTQDSWQPRPIRSLDGIRIIQAAVGTDRTILISDAGEVYAFGKDCFSKSKSEVQETKLITTPQRVKSLTDIFVVQAAIGNYFTAVLSREGRVYTLSWGSDERLGHDTDHSCSLPQPLLGALENIPVVQIAAGFCYLLALAFQTTGMSVYSVGCGLGGKLGHGCDDCETQPRLIEQFGFLNIEPVMVSAGAWHAAVVGRDGRVCTWGWGRHGCLGHGTEELQMAPKVVDGLKDVKAVHVATGTYATFVASDDGQVYSFGSGVAANLGQQDDVDEDTLTPKLVSSLKGTKERVVHVSLTNAGNWNGHTMVMTESGTLYAFGTGDRGQLGVELGDNLKEREEPAKVAGIDLS
- the LOC104701381 gene encoding E3 ubiquitin-protein ligase HERC2 isoform X2, translating into MDTTTSSGSSPATLQLHSIIPENPITAMELPFPSFLRLKRHCLGSSVPGEFFLASVPSIVLHVLTTCDLGPRDLAKLEATCSFFRKPANFSPDFDLSISELAALDICQKRVIFKCMGDEERQEMKRKCGGSWKLVLNFLLAGEFGCRREKSQALAGPGHSIAVTSKCVVYSFGFNGSGQLGLGTTQDSWQPRPIRSLDGIRIIQAAVGTDRTILISDAGEVYAFGKDCFSKSKSEVQETKLITTPQRVKSLTDIFVVQAAIGNYFTAVLSREGRVYTLSWGSDERLGHDTDHSCSLPQPLLGALENIPVVQIAAGFCYLLALAFQTTGMSVYSVGCGLGGKLGHGCDDCETQPRLIEQFGFLNIEPVMVSAGAWHAAVVGRDGRVCTWGWGRHGCLGHGTEELQMAPKVVDGLKDVKAVHVATGTYATFVASDDGQVYSFGSGVAANLGQQDDVDEDTLTPKLVSSLKGTKERVVHVSLTNAGNWNGHTMVMTESGTLYAFGTGDRGQLGVELGDNLKEREEPAKVAGIDLS